The region AGATGATTCAGGTCTTGTGGTAGAGGTTTTGGACGGAAGACCCGGCGTCTATTCGGCCCGATATGCTGGTGAAGATGCCACCGATCGACAGCGGTGTCTAAAGCTGCTCGAAGAAATGGAAGGCCAGGCCAACCGCAGCGCTGTTTTTGAATGCGTCGTATCCATTGCCGTTCCTTCCGGCTCCGCGCTGACATATGAAGGAAAGTGCGAGGGTCTTATTGCCCAGACAACGTCCGGCTCGGGCGGGTTCGGTTATGACCCGGTATTTTTTTATCCGCCGGCCGGAAAAACCTTTGCTGAAATGACCGCAGAAGAAAAAAACAGCGTCAGTCATAGGGGTAAGGCATTAAGAGATTTATGTGCCGAATTTGAAAAGGCGCTGATTTGGATCAGGCAGCACATGCCGTTGCCGGAACCCGGCAATTGTAAGGGCGATTAACAACGGCTTTACCCTTTACGGAGAGGCGCATCCCCATCAAAAATAGCGGGCAGACACGCAATCAGGATTCTCTTTTCACTTTGATTTTCAGCCGGCGTATGCTGGTGGCTCTAGTGATGGGGTTCGCCTGCGGGCTGCCGCTTCTCTTGACCATCACAGTCTTACAGGCATGGATGAAAGAAGAGGGGGTGGACCTGGCCGTTATCGGCATGATGGCGTTGGTGGGGCTCCCCTATACCCTTAAATTTATTTGGGCGCCGGTATTGGATCGGTTCACATTACCTTTCTTGGGGCGGCGCAGGGGCTGGCTGTTGATTGTCCAAATCGCGCTGATTTTTTCCATCGCTGCTTTAGGGACCACCGACCCCAAAAACAGTCCGTGGCTGTTGGCCTCGGTTGCCTTTCTGGTCACTTTTTTTAGTGCGACCCAGGACATTATCGTCGATGCTTACCGTCGCGAGGACCTTTCCGATGCCGAGCTCGGACTGGGGTCTTCTCTCTATATCAACGGGTATCGCGTCGGGATGCTGCTGGCCTCCGGCGGCGGGCTGATTATGGCGGATTTTTTGCCGTTTTCTCTGGTGTATGTTATTCTGGCCGCCTGCTTGCTGCCGGGTGTGGCGACCACCCTTTTGGCGCCGGAACCGGTCGTTTTTTCAGACCCTCCCAAAAGCATGCGGGAAGCGGTGCTGGCCCCCCTGATCGAATATTTCAACCGACCGGAAGCGTTATGGATTCTGGCGTTCATACTTT is a window of Desulfobacterales bacterium DNA encoding:
- a CDS encoding XTP/dITP diphosphatase, with product MRPILTIVIASRNKGKKVEIQELLNDFPVNIKTLDDFGPVPEIAENGTTFEENAYQKASSIARILGLPALADDSGLVVEVLDGRPGVYSARYAGEDATDRQRCLKLLEEMEGQANRSAVFECVVSIAVPSGSALTYEGKCEGLIAQTTSGSGGFGYDPVFFYPPAGKTFAEMTAEEKNSVSHRGKALRDLCAEFEKALIWIRQHMPLPEPGNCKGD
- a CDS encoding AmpG family muropeptide MFS transporter; the protein is MLVALVMGFACGLPLLLTITVLQAWMKEEGVDLAVIGMMALVGLPYTLKFIWAPVLDRFTLPFLGRRRGWLLIVQIALIFSIAALGTTDPKNSPWLLASVAFLVTFFSATQDIIVDAYRREDLSDAELGLGSSLYINGYRVGMLLASGGGLIMADFLPFSLVYVILAACLLPGVATTLLAPEPVVFSDPPKSMREAVLAPLIEYFNRPEALWILAFILCYKIGDTMASAMTTPFYLDIGFSKTEIGAVVKLFGFWATLLGALVGGIIMLRLGIKRSLWVFGLLQALSTAGFVFLARMGHSIPALSAVIGFENLSSGMGTAAYAAYMASITNKKFTATQYALLSSLMGIPRVMASAPTGLIAKFLGWEIFFVICTLIAIPGMLLLLKVAPWKPTARLQN